In Thermoanaerobaculum aquaticum, a genomic segment contains:
- a CDS encoding ABC transporter ATP-binding protein, with protein MSVQTPEIAIRVANVHKAFGSKKVLNGISLELACGKLLVVLGSSGSGKSVFLKHLNGLLQPDAGEVEVLGEKVSGRPEAELIPLRRKVSYIFQQGALFDSLTVGENVAFPLLEHTSLSRAEIRDKVAHLLTRVGLGGTENLMPSELSGGMRKRVALARGLALDPQVILYDEPTAGLDPLTGEAITELIRDVAGETCATSVVVTHDLLVAKSLGGTLAYLSQGVFSFLGSIEEAAKESGELARFLRAGGLYVGA; from the coding sequence ATGAGCGTGCAAACGCCGGAAATTGCCATCCGCGTGGCCAACGTCCACAAAGCCTTTGGGAGCAAGAAGGTGCTCAACGGCATCAGCTTGGAGCTAGCCTGCGGAAAGCTCCTCGTGGTCCTTGGCAGCTCCGGCAGCGGCAAGAGCGTGTTTTTAAAGCACCTCAACGGCTTGCTCCAGCCGGACGCAGGGGAGGTAGAGGTGCTGGGGGAAAAAGTCTCCGGCCGCCCGGAAGCGGAGCTCATCCCCCTGCGGCGCAAGGTCTCGTACATCTTTCAGCAGGGGGCCCTTTTCGACTCGCTAACGGTGGGCGAAAACGTGGCTTTTCCTCTGTTGGAGCATACCAGCCTTTCCCGGGCCGAAATCCGCGACAAGGTCGCGCACCTTTTGACCCGGGTGGGGTTGGGCGGCACCGAAAACCTCATGCCTTCCGAGCTTTCCGGCGGGATGCGCAAGCGGGTGGCGCTGGCCCGGGGGCTGGCGCTGGACCCCCAGGTGATCCTCTACGACGAGCCCACCGCCGGCCTCGACCCCCTCACCGGCGAAGCCATCACCGAGCTCATCCGCGATGTGGCCGGGGAAACCTGCGCCACGTCGGTGGTGGTGACCCACGATTTGCTGGTGGCCAAAAGCCTGGGTGGCACCTTGGCCTACCTTTCCCAGGGGGTCTTCAGTTTTTTGGGCAGCATCGAGGAAGCCGCAAAGGAAAGCGGGGAGCTTGCCCGCTTCTTGCGGGCAGGAGGGCTTTATGTTGGAGCTTGA
- a CDS encoding MlaE family ABC transporter permease — translation MKSMVQLFAALPDRLYDLTWRRVRYLGGATLLARDTVVRMFTPPFPLAEIVRQMELLAVHSTTLTAVIALFTGMVLALQSTFALEEFGAKLYMGEVVAISLVRELGPVLTALMVGGRVGAGIAAELGSMTVTEQVEAMRSLGADPIRKLVVPRMWALLVGLPLLTVLADVVGIIGGMFISVWEVGLGPAFYFRHALRLLDYGDFFSGFGKSFFFAFDIGLIACFNGFRAEGGANGVGQVTTETVVAIAISVLALDFFLTKLFLAL, via the coding sequence ATGAAGTCAATGGTGCAGCTCTTCGCCGCGCTTCCGGATCGGCTGTACGACCTCACCTGGCGGCGGGTCCGGTATCTGGGGGGTGCAACTTTGCTGGCGCGGGATACGGTGGTGCGGATGTTCACGCCGCCCTTCCCTCTGGCTGAAATCGTCCGGCAAATGGAGCTGCTGGCGGTTCATTCGACTACTCTGACCGCAGTTATTGCGCTTTTCACAGGCATGGTGCTGGCCCTGCAATCCACCTTTGCCCTGGAGGAGTTTGGCGCCAAGCTGTACATGGGTGAGGTGGTGGCGATTTCCCTGGTGCGGGAGCTGGGGCCGGTGCTCACCGCCCTCATGGTGGGTGGCCGGGTGGGAGCAGGCATTGCCGCCGAGCTGGGGAGCATGACGGTCACCGAGCAGGTGGAAGCCATGCGTTCGCTGGGGGCCGACCCCATCCGCAAGCTGGTGGTGCCCCGCATGTGGGCGCTTCTGGTGGGGCTGCCGCTGCTTACGGTGCTGGCCGACGTGGTGGGCATCATCGGTGGCATGTTCATTTCGGTTTGGGAGGTGGGGCTTGGTCCGGCTTTTTACTTTCGCCATGCCCTGCGGCTTTTGGACTACGGCGACTTCTTTTCGGGCTTTGGAAAGAGCTTTTTCTTTGCTTTCGACATTGGCCTCATTGCCTGTTTCAACGGCTTCCGGGCGGAAGGAGGGGCCAACGGCGTGGGACAGGTGACCACCGAAACCGTGGTGGCCATTGCCATTTCCGTGTTAGCCCTGGACTTTTTCCTCACCAAGCTGTTCTTGGCCCTATGA
- the fabF gene encoding beta-ketoacyl-ACP synthase II, whose amino-acid sequence MPRRVVVTGVGLISPLGVGTEPTWEALIAGRSGVGAITKFDASTFPVRIAAEVKGFDPQVWLDAKEARKFDLFVQYALAASLMAVENSGLKITPDVADRVAVVLGSGIGGLPLIEENHRTLQEKGPRRVSPFFIPGAIINMCAGLVSIRLGAKGPNMATCTACSTSAHAITDAYLYIRHGYADAAIAGGAEAVIDPLAVAGFASMRALSTRNEEPEKASRPWDRDRDGFVMGEGAGVLVLEELEFALRRGAPILCEVLGIGMTGDAYHITAPCEDGDGAARVMAAALKDAGIAPEQVDYINAHGTSTPHGDRIETVAIKRVFGDHAYKLAVSSTKSATGHLLGAAGGLETGITALVVARDVIPPTLNLDNPDEGCDLDYVPHQARKQTVRVALSNSFGFGGTNACIVLGKWEA is encoded by the coding sequence ATGCCCCGCCGGGTTGTGGTCACCGGGGTGGGGCTCATCTCCCCGCTGGGGGTTGGGACTGAACCCACGTGGGAAGCCCTCATCGCCGGGCGTTCGGGTGTGGGCGCCATCACCAAGTTCGATGCCTCGACCTTCCCGGTGAGGATTGCCGCCGAGGTCAAGGGCTTTGACCCGCAAGTCTGGCTCGACGCGAAGGAAGCCCGCAAGTTCGACCTCTTTGTGCAGTACGCCCTGGCGGCCAGCCTTATGGCGGTGGAGAACTCGGGGCTCAAGATCACCCCGGACGTGGCCGATCGGGTGGCCGTGGTTTTGGGCTCAGGGATAGGCGGTTTGCCGCTCATTGAGGAAAACCATCGAACGCTACAGGAAAAGGGGCCGCGGAGGGTTTCACCGTTTTTCATCCCCGGGGCCATCATCAACATGTGCGCGGGGCTGGTTTCCATCCGCCTGGGGGCCAAAGGGCCCAACATGGCCACCTGCACCGCGTGCTCTACCTCCGCCCACGCCATCACCGACGCCTACCTGTACATCCGTCACGGTTACGCCGATGCTGCTATTGCCGGGGGTGCGGAGGCGGTGATTGATCCCCTGGCGGTGGCGGGGTTTGCCTCCATGCGCGCCCTTTCCACCCGCAATGAGGAGCCGGAAAAGGCCTCCCGGCCCTGGGATCGGGATCGGGACGGGTTTGTGATGGGCGAAGGAGCGGGGGTGCTGGTGCTGGAGGAGCTGGAGTTTGCCTTGCGGCGTGGCGCCCCAATTCTCTGCGAGGTGCTGGGGATCGGCATGACCGGCGACGCCTACCACATCACCGCGCCCTGCGAGGACGGCGATGGGGCAGCGAGGGTGATGGCGGCAGCTTTGAAGGATGCCGGCATTGCCCCCGAGCAGGTGGACTACATCAACGCCCACGGCACCTCCACGCCCCACGGCGATCGCATTGAAACCGTGGCCATCAAGCGGGTTTTCGGCGACCACGCCTACAAGCTGGCGGTTTCCTCCACCAAATCGGCCACCGGTCACCTTTTGGGAGCTGCCGGTGGGCTGGAAACCGGCATTACCGCCCTGGTGGTGGCCCGGGACGTGATTCCGCCCACGCTCAACCTGGACAACCCGGACGAGGGCTGCGACCTGGACTACGTGCCCCATCAAGCGCGAAAGCAAACGGTGCGGGTGGCCTTGTCTAACTCCTTCGGGTTTGGCGGCACCAACGCCTGCATTGTGCTGGGTAAGTGGGAAGCTTAA
- a CDS encoding glycosyltransferase family protein, translated as MTQALRHRLFLTLLLLAGAGLALFLPFLPAGPDIYVHILWPQQVARCLAQGQLPLWLPDLNAGFGSPGIRLYSPGGPVVVGVLGLILGDIGKALRLAWFGALAAILMVARAWHPKTPTLSGLLLWASPLVPFLLVYRAASSEVLALPLALWLLEAAVQDRGSARLEAFLWAGLWLLHAPTFMMTAILVVLSVGVPKPSVAGFQRRILPVVAGLALCAWHWVPLFLERQLVNLDEGLTSDIFRATKNFLFSPSPHDAFAVRRLGWLAAAWGIVGLMVWFHDRRRGALVWIAILLATPITYPLWLALPPLKYLQFPWRFLTPVSLLLPGALSSLATQRRTAAIVLFLLPHLWMPPLGLVRDPALAARESWVELGEKVFRAFSGNPLVVDAVQNRPAAFSSLATNLQRFGKETLVLAPGAVAVQQWQPLRRTVVVEAEHAGVVELRLLAYPFWRARVDGKPVVAAMAEGIVAVPVPQGHHRVEVAWSGNPATPWGWALALLALAAMLAFPRSGKP; from the coding sequence GTGACCCAGGCCCTCCGGCACCGTTTGTTTCTCACCCTTTTGCTGCTCGCCGGTGCTGGCCTCGCGCTTTTCCTGCCGTTTCTGCCTGCCGGGCCCGACATTTACGTGCACATCTTGTGGCCGCAGCAGGTGGCCCGCTGCCTGGCCCAGGGGCAGCTCCCCCTTTGGCTGCCCGACCTCAACGCTGGCTTTGGCAGCCCCGGCATCCGCCTCTACAGCCCCGGCGGACCTGTGGTCGTTGGGGTCCTGGGGCTCATCCTGGGTGACATCGGCAAGGCCTTGCGGCTGGCCTGGTTTGGGGCGCTAGCGGCGATTCTCATGGTGGCCCGGGCATGGCATCCAAAAACCCCCACCCTCAGCGGGTTGCTCCTGTGGGCAAGTCCGCTGGTGCCCTTCCTGCTCGTGTACCGCGCTGCTTCCTCCGAGGTTTTAGCCCTTCCGCTAGCGCTTTGGCTGCTGGAAGCTGCCGTTCAAGACCGAGGCTCAGCACGGCTTGAGGCTTTCCTGTGGGCAGGTCTTTGGTTGCTGCATGCACCCACTTTCATGATGACCGCCATCCTCGTGGTTTTGAGCGTTGGCGTTCCCAAACCCAGCGTTGCTGGCTTCCAGCGCCGCATCTTGCCGGTGGTGGCGGGCTTGGCCCTGTGCGCCTGGCACTGGGTTCCGCTTTTTTTGGAAAGGCAGCTGGTGAATTTGGACGAAGGCCTTACTTCCGACATCTTTCGCGCCACCAAGAACTTCCTTTTTTCCCCGAGCCCCCACGACGCTTTTGCAGTTCGCCGCTTAGGGTGGCTTGCGGCGGCCTGGGGCATCGTGGGCCTGATGGTGTGGTTTCACGACCGACGGCGGGGGGCTCTGGTGTGGATCGCCATCCTGCTGGCCACCCCCATCACCTACCCCCTGTGGCTCGCCCTTCCACCACTCAAATACCTGCAGTTTCCCTGGCGCTTCCTCACTCCGGTCTCGCTGCTGCTTCCCGGGGCCCTCTCTTCGCTTGCGACCCAGCGGCGTACTGCTGCCATTGTGCTCTTCCTCCTGCCCCATCTGTGGATGCCGCCTCTGGGACTCGTGCGAGACCCCGCGCTTGCCGCCAGGGAAAGCTGGGTGGAGCTGGGGGAGAAGGTTTTTAGGGCATTTTCGGGAAACCCGTTAGTGGTGGACGCGGTTCAAAACCGCCCGGCGGCGTTCAGCAGTTTGGCCACGAACCTGCAGCGCTTCGGCAAAGAAACTCTGGTCCTGGCTCCCGGCGCTGTGGCGGTGCAGCAATGGCAGCCCTTGCGCCGCACCGTGGTGGTGGAAGCCGAACATGCCGGCGTGGTGGAGCTTCGGCTGCTGGCCTACCCCTTTTGGCGTGCCCGTGTAGACGGGAAACCGGTGGTTGCCGCCATGGCCGAGGGCATCGTGGCGGTTCCGGTTCCCCAGGGACACCATCGCGTGGAGGTTGCGTGGTCGGGAAACCCCGCTACTCCCTGGGGGTGGGCGCTGGCTCTCCTGGCGCTAGCGGCAATGCTGGCGTTTCCCCGCAGCGGTAAACCCTGA
- a CDS encoding ArnT family glycosyltransferase, whose protein sequence is MAVACLASAAAGWWNSATNDEPYFTLGAYAAVAGEGLWVVEHPPLYKLAAGIPLHSLPLKPPAHPDAVAFSRLPDVIHAFLHENNVPALTILRVARLGMLVFLVLLLWGVFRLGEVIAGPGVGLAAAFALACQPLVLGHAFVVHTDVPAAACWVWACVYLETFLAGQSPAWAGLGVWLGLALAAKHSGVLLLLLVVLRVLVARLHHKPVAFLRLLGALVLSWLVPFLITAWTLRHVTVGLEKMLVQLVAQKLAAWSWVRGFFSPLADWCQACCHWLLGFAFVLWNNTYGQGVNFFWGAFSTHGFALYFPVVLVAKLSLPFTVFWVMALGRWRSLPGGIRWLALYVLLYLVASLGSAFNIGARHLMPAVALLSLLVGWMLSQLGSGWRAAVLAALLAAPAVSFPHYISHFSLLVGGTRGGERIFNDSNLDWGQNWARLAKLAKERGWQPLYAVYIGPDDPAGYGTPMENVLLTGRLPGSGYVAVSSWAATVGPHYLAYSGFVENARFLRELLGFLKGCPMVGQVGDSIRVYRCGETPALPLAPGEPAPTPRE, encoded by the coding sequence GTGGCTGTCGCTTGCTTAGCCTCCGCTGCCGCCGGCTGGTGGAACTCCGCCACCAACGATGAGCCTTACTTCACCTTGGGCGCCTACGCGGCGGTGGCCGGCGAAGGGCTGTGGGTAGTGGAGCATCCCCCGTTGTACAAGCTGGCGGCGGGCATCCCTTTGCACTCCCTTCCCCTTAAACCACCCGCTCACCCCGATGCGGTGGCGTTTTCCCGCCTGCCCGATGTGATCCACGCTTTTCTCCACGAAAACAACGTGCCGGCGCTGACGATCCTGCGGGTAGCTCGGTTAGGGATGCTGGTGTTCCTGGTGCTTCTCCTTTGGGGTGTGTTCCGCCTTGGGGAGGTCATTGCCGGCCCGGGGGTGGGCTTAGCGGCCGCTTTTGCCCTGGCCTGCCAGCCTTTGGTTTTGGGCCACGCCTTTGTGGTGCACACCGATGTGCCGGCGGCAGCCTGCTGGGTCTGGGCATGCGTGTATCTGGAGACGTTTTTGGCAGGCCAATCCCCAGCTTGGGCTGGCTTAGGCGTGTGGTTGGGCCTCGCGCTGGCCGCCAAGCACTCCGGGGTTTTGCTTTTGCTCTTGGTGGTCCTGCGGGTTTTGGTAGCCCGGCTGCACCACAAACCTGTGGCGTTTTTGCGCTTGCTGGGAGCGTTGGTATTGAGCTGGTTGGTCCCTTTTTTGATCACAGCTTGGACCTTGCGTCATGTGACGGTGGGGCTGGAGAAGATGCTGGTGCAGTTGGTGGCGCAAAAGCTTGCCGCCTGGTCCTGGGTGAGAGGGTTTTTCTCACCCTTGGCGGATTGGTGCCAGGCGTGCTGTCACTGGCTTCTGGGTTTCGCTTTCGTGTTGTGGAACAACACCTACGGCCAGGGGGTGAACTTCTTCTGGGGGGCATTTTCCACTCACGGCTTTGCCTTGTACTTCCCCGTGGTGCTTGTAGCCAAGCTCAGCTTGCCCTTTACCGTTTTTTGGGTGATGGCGCTGGGGCGTTGGCGTTCCCTGCCTGGGGGGATCCGCTGGCTGGCGCTGTACGTTTTGCTTTACCTGGTGGCTTCCCTGGGTTCAGCCTTCAACATTGGGGCCAGGCACCTGATGCCGGCGGTGGCGTTGCTTTCGCTTTTGGTGGGGTGGATGCTCTCGCAGTTAGGCAGCGGTTGGCGCGCCGCGGTGCTGGCCGCGCTGTTAGCGGCGCCGGCGGTCTCGTTTCCCCACTACATTTCCCACTTCTCGCTGTTGGTGGGCGGCACGCGGGGGGGCGAAAGGATCTTTAACGATTCCAACTTGGACTGGGGCCAGAACTGGGCACGCTTGGCCAAGCTGGCCAAAGAGAGGGGCTGGCAGCCACTTTACGCCGTTTACATTGGCCCGGATGACCCTGCGGGCTACGGCACCCCCATGGAAAACGTGCTTTTAACCGGAAGGCTCCCGGGTTCCGGGTACGTGGCGGTTTCTTCCTGGGCGGCCACCGTGGGTCCCCACTACCTTGCCTACAGCGGTTTTGTGGAGAACGCCCGCTTTCTTCGGGAGCTGCTGGGGTTCCTCAAGGGGTGCCCGATGGTGGGACAGGTGGGGGACAGCATCAGGGTTTACCGCTGCGGGGAAACGCCAGCATTGCCGCTAGCGCCAGGAGAGCCAGCGCCCACCCCCAGGGAGTAG
- a CDS encoding MlaD family protein produces MLELDPRRRLKVGLFTAALLVLLALVILVIGKKQGMFTRHVAYKAQFQDVAGLVPGAQVWLNGVVVGVVESVDLPEDPAQRRITVTFRVRRALAARIRADSRVRIRTLGLLGDRYLELSSGNPLQPLVPEGGMVPSVEPTDIAEALSQGGEAIGNVVAITGSLRRILEKMERGEGALGALVNQPFDAAGFSKKLNALLDDTGAVMHQIRQGQGLLGKLAVGPEGEKVFADLAAAAGSARALATRLEQDVGREDTVLAAILRDPKGREKLTETLSSLAQASTALAAASQELATGQGTLPRLLRDREFADSFLADLAQLTHALASVADKLDRGQGSAGRMVNDPQLYEDLESVVRGVQQSRLLRWFVRNRREAGERASATPTPGGG; encoded by the coding sequence ATGTTGGAGCTTGATCCGCGCCGTCGCTTGAAAGTGGGGCTTTTCACCGCTGCGCTTTTGGTCCTGCTGGCGCTGGTGATTTTGGTCATTGGCAAAAAGCAAGGCATGTTCACCCGCCACGTGGCCTACAAAGCCCAGTTTCAAGACGTGGCCGGCCTGGTGCCGGGAGCCCAGGTTTGGCTGAACGGCGTGGTGGTGGGGGTGGTGGAGTCGGTGGACTTACCGGAGGACCCGGCCCAGCGGCGCATTACCGTGACCTTTCGCGTGCGAAGGGCACTGGCTGCCCGCATCCGCGCCGATTCCCGGGTGCGCATCCGCACCCTGGGGCTTTTGGGCGACCGTTACCTGGAGCTTTCCTCAGGAAACCCCCTGCAGCCTTTAGTTCCCGAAGGCGGCATGGTGCCTAGCGTGGAGCCCACCGACATTGCCGAAGCTTTGAGCCAAGGTGGCGAAGCCATCGGCAACGTGGTGGCCATCACCGGCTCGTTGCGCCGCATTTTGGAAAAGATGGAGCGCGGCGAAGGGGCACTGGGAGCTTTGGTCAACCAGCCCTTTGATGCCGCAGGCTTTTCCAAAAAGCTCAACGCCCTCTTAGACGACACCGGTGCGGTGATGCACCAAATCCGCCAGGGTCAAGGCCTTTTGGGCAAGCTGGCGGTGGGCCCCGAAGGGGAAAAGGTATTTGCCGACCTGGCTGCCGCCGCCGGCAGCGCCCGGGCCCTCGCCACCCGCCTGGAGCAAGACGTGGGCCGCGAGGATACGGTGCTGGCTGCCATTCTGCGCGACCCCAAAGGCAGGGAAAAGCTCACCGAAACCCTTTCCAGCCTGGCCCAGGCCAGCACCGCCCTGGCCGCCGCCTCCCAGGAGCTGGCCACCGGCCAAGGCACCTTGCCCCGTCTTTTGCGGGATAGGGAGTTTGCCGACTCCTTCCTTGCTGACCTTGCCCAGCTCACCCATGCCTTGGCCTCAGTGGCCGACAAGCTCGACCGCGGGCAGGGCAGCGCCGGCCGCATGGTGAACGACCCCCAGCTTTACGAAGACCTCGAAAGCGTGGTTCGCGGTGTGCAACAATCTCGGCTCCTGCGCTGGTTCGTACGCAACCGGCGAGAAGCTGGGGAGCGGGCTTCGGCCACACCCACCCCAGGGGGAGGCTAA
- a CDS encoding acyl carrier protein, with protein sequence MNIEQKVKDIIVQQLGVDPEKVKPEATFTDDLGADSLDTVELIMAFEEEFGVEIPDEAAEKIRTVGDAIAYLKEHVKES encoded by the coding sequence ATGAACATTGAACAAAAGGTCAAGGACATCATCGTGCAGCAGTTGGGTGTGGATCCGGAGAAGGTGAAGCCGGAAGCGACCTTTACCGACGATTTGGGTGCCGATTCTCTGGATACCGTCGAGCTCATCATGGCCTTTGAGGAAGAGTTTGGGGTGGAAATCCCCGACGAAGCCGCCGAGAAGATCCGCACGGTGGGCGACGCCATCGCGTACCTCAAGGAGCACGTCAAGGAGTCTTGA
- a CDS encoding DegV family protein produces MVQVLTGPRLVRAVRAGSLAVVKQQEAINRINVFPVPDADTGTNLASTLRVAAVAVRLPPFPVGLAARKVADAALEGARGNSGAIMAQFFHGLAEALQNQVRCTSLEFAQAVRRAVEAAQQAMAHPVEGTILSVLKAWAEEVDAGVRDGVRDFGELLARSLTRARQALARTQEQLEVLRKNKVVDAGAQGFVCFLEGVVSFFRDRRAADLRQVGLSESAATPFAAAHAEMETAFRFCSEALLSGERLDRKAVARLIEPLGDSLVVAGGGSRLRVHLHTNEPQRLFALLGTVGTVEKTKIEDMILQQLVHRSPYRVGLVTDSSCDLPESTLASTHVVRVPLHILFGDQSFADGVEITPAQFYQRLAASPIPPKTSQPAVGEYRKVFQRLLERHEGVVCVTLSSGLSGTYQAALAAAKEVDPQRIRVVDSKGLSVTLGLVMEEVVAKAAAGGSLEEVAQAAEQAAAQTKLFAAIPSLDTAAKSGRVSPGLARLSKLLFLRPILTLDEAGKATKAGVRLGFASCLRGLVSKARAFAGDSPVKLMVAHANAIGAAQYVAERLCSAFGVDDIPVVNLSPVLAAHTGPGSVGIAVRRLKPLAGKKEGD; encoded by the coding sequence ATGGTTCAAGTTCTTACCGGGCCTCGTTTGGTCCGTGCCGTAAGGGCCGGATCCCTGGCGGTTGTCAAGCAGCAGGAGGCCATTAACCGCATCAACGTGTTTCCGGTTCCCGACGCCGATACCGGCACGAACTTGGCTTCCACGCTGCGGGTTGCTGCGGTGGCGGTGAGGTTGCCGCCTTTTCCGGTGGGCCTGGCGGCCCGGAAGGTGGCGGATGCAGCCCTGGAGGGCGCTCGGGGCAACTCCGGGGCGATCATGGCCCAGTTCTTCCACGGGCTGGCGGAAGCCCTGCAAAACCAGGTTCGCTGCACCTCGCTGGAGTTTGCACAAGCGGTGCGTCGGGCGGTGGAAGCGGCCCAACAGGCCATGGCGCACCCGGTGGAAGGCACCATCCTTTCGGTGCTCAAGGCCTGGGCCGAAGAGGTGGATGCCGGTGTCCGCGATGGGGTAAGGGATTTTGGGGAGCTTTTGGCTCGCTCCCTAACCCGCGCCCGGCAAGCGCTGGCCCGCACCCAGGAGCAGCTGGAGGTTTTGAGGAAGAACAAGGTGGTGGACGCCGGGGCTCAGGGTTTTGTGTGCTTTTTGGAGGGGGTGGTGAGCTTTTTCCGCGACCGCCGGGCTGCCGACTTACGGCAGGTGGGGTTGTCCGAAAGCGCCGCCACGCCCTTTGCGGCGGCCCACGCGGAAATGGAAACCGCCTTCCGTTTCTGCTCGGAAGCTTTGCTTTCCGGGGAGCGCCTGGACCGGAAGGCCGTGGCACGCCTGATTGAGCCCTTGGGGGATTCGCTGGTGGTGGCGGGGGGTGGCTCCCGCTTGCGGGTCCACCTCCACACCAACGAGCCCCAGCGCCTCTTTGCGCTTCTCGGCACCGTGGGTACCGTGGAGAAAACCAAGATCGAGGACATGATCCTCCAGCAGTTGGTCCACCGCTCGCCGTACCGGGTGGGGTTGGTGACCGACTCTTCCTGCGATTTGCCGGAGTCCACGCTGGCCAGTACCCACGTGGTGCGGGTGCCGCTTCACATCCTTTTTGGCGACCAGAGCTTTGCCGACGGTGTGGAGATCACCCCGGCGCAGTTCTACCAGCGCCTGGCCGCTTCGCCCATCCCCCCGAAGACCTCCCAACCGGCGGTAGGGGAGTACCGGAAGGTTTTCCAGCGCCTTTTGGAGCGGCACGAAGGCGTGGTGTGCGTGACGCTTTCATCGGGTCTTTCCGGCACCTACCAGGCGGCCCTGGCTGCCGCCAAGGAGGTGGACCCCCAGCGCATCCGGGTGGTGGACAGCAAGGGGCTTTCGGTGACCTTGGGTTTGGTCATGGAGGAGGTGGTGGCCAAGGCGGCCGCTGGGGGTTCCCTGGAAGAAGTGGCGCAAGCTGCTGAACAGGCGGCCGCTCAAACGAAGCTTTTTGCCGCCATTCCCTCGCTGGACACCGCCGCCAAAAGCGGGAGGGTTTCCCCGGGCCTGGCCCGCCTTTCCAAGCTGTTGTTCCTGCGCCCCATCTTGACTTTGGATGAGGCCGGCAAGGCCACCAAGGCAGGGGTGCGCTTGGGCTTTGCCTCTTGCTTGCGGGGGTTGGTGAGCAAGGCAAGGGCCTTTGCCGGAGATTCGCCGGTAAAGCTCATGGTGGCCCACGCCAACGCCATTGGCGCGGCCCAGTACGTGGCCGAGCGGTTGTGTTCGGCCTTTGGGGTGGACGACATCCCGGTGGTGAACCTCTCGCCGGTGCTGGCGGCCCACACCGGCCCGGGGAGCGTGGGCATTGCGGTGCGTCGGTTGAAGCCCCTTGCAGGGAAAAAGGAGGGAGATTAA
- a CDS encoding GDP-mannose 4,6-dehydratase produces MRTVLVTGGAGFIGSHVTQALLDRGFDVVCLDDFNDYYNPAFKRENVAPFLENPRFHLVEGDIRDRDLVFATYRQFGISTTVHLAARAGVRPSIANPRLYEEVNGVGTVNLLEAAHRFGAYTFIFGSTSSVYGINSKVPFSEEDPIAYPISPYAASKRGAELMCYTFHHLYGLKVTVLRFFTVYGPRQRPDMAIYKFTELLAKGKPVPRFGDGSMARDYTYIDDIVRGVMAAFDHEADFEIVNLGGSRTTTLQQLIELIARELGVPPLVEELPLQPGDVPITFADVSKAKRLWGWQPEVPIEEGISRFVRWFKAHRLG; encoded by the coding sequence ATGCGCACGGTACTGGTCACCGGCGGCGCCGGTTTCATTGGTTCGCACGTTACCCAGGCGCTTTTGGACCGCGGTTTTGATGTGGTTTGCCTGGACGATTTCAACGACTACTACAACCCCGCCTTCAAACGGGAAAACGTGGCGCCGTTTCTTGAAAACCCCAGGTTTCACCTGGTGGAGGGGGACATCCGCGACCGGGATCTGGTGTTTGCCACCTACCGCCAGTTTGGAATTTCCACCACCGTGCACCTCGCTGCCCGGGCTGGGGTGCGTCCCTCCATTGCCAACCCGCGGCTTTATGAGGAGGTCAACGGGGTGGGCACCGTGAACCTCCTGGAAGCCGCCCACCGGTTTGGGGCGTACACCTTCATCTTCGGTTCCACCTCCTCGGTGTACGGAATTAACTCCAAGGTGCCCTTTTCCGAAGAGGACCCCATTGCCTACCCCATTTCCCCCTACGCCGCTTCCAAGCGGGGCGCCGAGCTCATGTGCTACACCTTCCACCACCTCTACGGGCTCAAGGTCACGGTATTGCGGTTCTTCACCGTGTACGGCCCACGGCAACGCCCCGACATGGCCATTTACAAGTTCACCGAGCTTCTAGCCAAGGGCAAGCCCGTCCCCCGCTTTGGGGACGGCAGCATGGCCCGGGATTACACGTACATTGACGACATCGTTCGCGGGGTGATGGCAGCTTTCGACCACGAAGCGGATTTTGAAATCGTCAACTTGGGTGGCTCCCGCACCACCACGCTGCAACAGCTCATCGAGCTCATCGCCCGGGAGCTGGGGGTTCCCCCCCTGGTGGAGGAGCTCCCCCTCCAGCCCGGCGACGTGCCCATCACCTTTGCCGACGTTTCCAAGGCCAAGCGCCTCTGGGGCTGGCAACCCGAAGTGCCCATCGAGGAAGGCATCAGCCGCTTCGTGCGGTGGTTTAAGGCCCACCGGTTGGGGTAA
- the plsY gene encoding glycerol-3-phosphate 1-O-acyltransferase PlsY, whose product MIAFSLLVAYLLGSIPTAVWVSKLFFGVDVRALGSGNAGATNVARTLGWEAALPVVLVDVGKGALAAALPKLFWQGFPVWLPLACAVAAVVGHTFPVFAGFRGGKGVATAGGGLLVLAPALVGLAALVWLAVVVLTRIVSLASLLAALTLVVGAFAWPALAPWGMKPLALLLCLFVFWTHRQNIRRLLSGQEPRFTFGKPKP is encoded by the coding sequence GTGATTGCTTTTTCCCTTCTCGTTGCGTACCTCCTGGGCTCCATCCCCACAGCCGTTTGGGTAAGCAAGCTTTTCTTTGGCGTTGACGTTCGCGCCTTGGGGTCGGGAAACGCCGGAGCCACCAACGTGGCCCGCACCCTAGGGTGGGAGGCAGCGCTGCCGGTGGTGTTGGTGGATGTGGGCAAGGGCGCCTTGGCGGCGGCCCTGCCCAAGCTTTTTTGGCAGGGGTTTCCGGTCTGGTTGCCGTTGGCCTGCGCGGTGGCGGCGGTGGTGGGGCACACCTTCCCGGTTTTTGCCGGCTTTCGGGGTGGCAAGGGTGTGGCCACCGCCGGTGGCGGCCTTTTGGTATTGGCTCCGGCCTTGGTGGGTCTTGCGGCTCTTGTTTGGCTGGCGGTGGTGGTGCTCACGCGCATCGTGTCGTTGGCTTCGCTGCTGGCAGCGCTAACGCTGGTGGTGGGTGCTTTTGCTTGGCCGGCCTTGGCGCCCTGGGGCATGAAGCCGCTAGCTTTATTGCTGTGCCTTTTTGTGTTTTGGACCCACCGGCAAAACATCCGTCGTTTGCTTTCGGGGCAGGAACCCCGTTTTACCTTTGGCAAACCCAAGCCATAA